The DNA window CGCTGGTTAATGATTTGCCTTTTAGAGTTGGCTCTGATTCTGAAGCGTCGGCTTCGGGCTGTTTTAATGGTTCACTTTCATCAATCTTGTTTTTTAACACTGCTTTATCTGATGCTCAAGTTTCAGTTTTAAACTCTGGTTATCCTGACCCCACGTTGATTGAGGGCTCCATTTGTGTGCGTAAATGGGCAACCACCACAATGCCAACATTTGGAGAATGGAGTGCTGAAGAAAACATTATTTTTGATACAATGTCACTGGCGGATGCTGCATTAATTTTTAAAACAATTACCTCCTGTGACGTAATCAACTTGGAAGAGTTAACCGTCAGAGACAAACTCTTGACAATAACTGAGTTACTTTCAACTCTTGATGGGACAATCACGCCCACACGACTAATACGAGCATTAGAAACCGCAGGCTTAAACGACATAACGCACGTACAAAAAATCGTGATAATAAATGACGCCACAACAGCTCAAGACGCCGCCGCCAAAGTGAAAAACACAAAGATTTTTCTGCTCATCGGCGATTTGGCAATTCAAATATCCAACGCAGACTAAGCATACAAAACCTGCTCTATTTTCTCCACATCCTCCCTGCTTTCATCATTTAGAGGTGTTAATTGCACATCAGCAGCAGATGCAGCTCCAAACCCTAATTCACAGGCGCGTTTAAGTTGGTCTTGGTCAAAAATGTTGCCTTGCGCCACTTTGCCTTCTACACCATACATGCGCAAAATTGCCACGCCCACAGCGTCAATGGCTACGCTGTCAGTGCTTGCCAACATCAAGTTTGGCTGCACCAATGTGCCGTCTTCAGGTCCACCCGTAGTGAACGCGTAGATGGCATCCATCAAAACCGCATCGACCCTGTAGTGATTGTTTATTTCTGCTATCATTTGCCGCTGAAACGGCGACCCATGCAACTCCCACATGTAATCATAAACAGAACCAGGCAACCTTTTTGCAATCAGACCTACAGAGTTTTTCAGCGACAACGTAAAATGCCCACCGAACCGATGAGTTTTAAGACAACAGGTTTGCACGACTTTATCAGCGTCAAGAAAAACTTTGGCTATATTAAAGCCTTTAAGCCAGTGGGTACCTGCCCGCTCAATTTTAGCCCACTCATCTTTGCCCACAGAATCCAAGACCACAACCTTAAACCCCAACTCCTTAGATAGGTCAAGCACACCCATTTTATCCAGCACTTCCCCTGTTTTGCCCATGCCACTGCGCTCCGCCAAGGTGATGGCTGCTACATCTGCCT is part of the Candidatus Bathyarchaeota archaeon genome and encodes:
- a CDS encoding DUF362 domain-containing protein produces the protein MKPKKTLMVIFIGVFVVKSEVFILKTSDRAAGIQALLGKFNLTAFSGRTVALKANYNSADPFPASTHIDTLRAIVLALKQADVAAITLAERSGMGKTGEVLDKMGVLDLSKELGFKVVVLDSVGKDEWAKIERAGTHWLKGFNIAKVFLDADKVVQTCCLKTHRFGGHFTLSLKNSVGLIAKRLPGSVYDYMWELHGSPFQRQMIAEINNHYRVDAVLMDAIYAFTTGGPEDGTLVQPNLMLASTDSVAIDAVGVAILRMYGVEGKVAQGNIFDQDQLKRACELGFGAASAADVQLTPLNDESREDVEKIEQVLYA